A single region of the Idiomarinaceae bacterium HL-53 genome encodes:
- a CDS encoding Superfamily II DNA or RNA helicase, SNF2 family, producing the protein MKNWFSSLFGVKESSPKFEYEINDESVDFYCDQYLLNSIKNGHADEYVTAQYVALRMLTEEGNAEPIPNGFIVPHATVARLDNDIHQLLRLPERWDGNAKVDIKGTTSGDSFKVKIYLESPNGRFTSSYSIEGSILAFGESKYTLPSTMFEAFSALEIYSKSAKSETDNLFLLHSLQRAQRSGAKLTLSHFDKLDIHVPERITVEAELDSHGNLILTPSMGQKADHDTLQRVLGQLQAENAYTLKVGNEIILFNEKTARAAKEIISQRTIPRSQVTQFLEAPGVFLDASLVDLDVGFSLRVKGATRFKHAYFGETDESGIDWFGQSQASGKILPISAVVKDVKTQADFNQLEQVLNDAKATGAEEIEFNGKSYDIGSEAQINDILTKLKQKIEKGEDYTGDISDGTGERTAEKDQEDETTIVIDIALNDDELDSPSKVVEEALNEVLYRESLDWSNYKRTPFPHQVIGVQWILGLVELASSQELVNGALLADDMGLGKTFMSLAAIEHYYKLCEQRCETCRPTLIVAPLSLLENWKDEVDDTFLKSPFKDIVILQSEGELNRFRDGSTETRVSNIDDVTFEPRYSLKFGEKYGPERLDLPKRLVITTYQTLRDYQFSLSQIDWGLAVFDEAQNIKNPNALQTRAAKGLKSKFKLLATGTPVENSLADFWCLMDTACPGYLDSYQVFRQNFITPILQAAGDEIDSVRGTLGRQLREKVGALMLRRVKEDNLKGLPQKRMFVGIEGSEWQYEPKLHAVMANYQQKIYEGAIEAQQESEDSHVLTTLMRLRDSSLHPRLAESGRLDAPTSKEEIASLFEESAKLSKTIDVLSEIESRQEKCIIFAVNKRLQRFLSIALGSYFKLGPLHVINGDAKAVVKRKGALSRKGMIAEFEARDGFNIIIMSPVAAGVGLTVVGANNVIHLERHWNPAKEAQATDRVFRIGQKKDVNIYVPILHHPVFESFDVNLHRLLSQKSMLKDAVVTPGEVMPNPAGTEKLGLGATSIIMAEDLSKLSWKQFEAFSLELLAREYKADNAWLTRDGSDFGADGVLTRGDTGILIQAKHKQGAYKGHSAIQEISSARELYGKRLGRQITHQIFITNATQLAKTTRDIAKNLSVTVIDGNDLSELCERHQITLTQVVTRLSKVRYVVT; encoded by the coding sequence ATGAAAAACTGGTTTTCATCATTATTCGGCGTAAAAGAATCAAGTCCTAAGTTTGAGTACGAAATTAACGATGAGAGTGTGGACTTTTATTGTGATCAATATCTATTGAATAGCATAAAAAATGGCCACGCTGACGAATATGTTACCGCCCAGTATGTCGCGTTAAGAATGTTAACAGAGGAAGGGAATGCAGAGCCAATTCCGAATGGTTTTATTGTTCCTCACGCAACGGTTGCTCGACTTGATAATGATATTCATCAGTTGCTTCGATTGCCCGAGCGTTGGGATGGAAACGCGAAAGTTGATATTAAAGGCACAACTTCAGGCGACAGTTTCAAGGTAAAAATTTATTTGGAGTCACCTAATGGACGCTTCACATCGTCTTACTCTATAGAGGGGAGCATACTCGCCTTCGGCGAATCCAAATATACGCTACCAAGCACTATGTTTGAGGCTTTTTCTGCTTTAGAAATCTACTCGAAGTCAGCAAAAAGTGAGACTGATAATTTGTTTCTGCTGCATTCTCTCCAGAGAGCCCAGCGGTCGGGCGCTAAATTAACGTTAAGCCATTTTGATAAGCTAGATATTCATGTTCCGGAGAGGATTACTGTTGAGGCGGAACTGGATTCGCATGGCAATTTGATACTAACACCAAGCATGGGGCAAAAAGCAGATCACGACACGCTGCAACGCGTGCTCGGCCAATTACAAGCAGAAAACGCCTACACATTAAAGGTAGGCAATGAAATCATTTTGTTTAACGAGAAGACAGCGCGAGCAGCAAAAGAAATTATAAGTCAACGTACCATACCAAGATCACAAGTAACCCAATTTCTAGAGGCCCCAGGAGTATTTCTAGATGCATCTCTTGTCGACTTAGATGTGGGATTTTCTTTGAGAGTAAAAGGTGCAACGCGATTTAAGCACGCCTATTTTGGTGAGACTGATGAGTCAGGTATCGATTGGTTTGGGCAAAGTCAGGCGTCTGGAAAAATTTTACCGATCAGTGCCGTGGTAAAGGATGTAAAAACGCAAGCTGATTTTAACCAGCTTGAACAAGTGTTAAATGATGCTAAAGCTACCGGTGCTGAAGAGATAGAATTTAATGGCAAGAGTTATGATATCGGCAGTGAAGCCCAGATTAACGATATCCTAACGAAGCTAAAGCAAAAAATTGAGAAAGGTGAAGATTATACTGGGGATATTTCAGATGGAACAGGCGAGCGGACGGCTGAAAAAGATCAGGAAGATGAGACCACAATTGTAATCGATATTGCGCTGAATGACGATGAATTGGATAGCCCTTCGAAAGTAGTTGAAGAGGCTCTGAATGAAGTACTGTACAGGGAAAGTCTTGATTGGAGTAATTATAAACGAACACCTTTTCCACACCAAGTTATCGGGGTGCAATGGATACTAGGGCTTGTGGAACTGGCTAGCAGTCAAGAGCTTGTTAATGGCGCCTTACTGGCCGATGACATGGGGCTTGGAAAAACCTTCATGTCATTGGCAGCTATCGAGCATTATTACAAGCTTTGTGAGCAAAGGTGTGAAACCTGCCGACCAACACTTATAGTTGCTCCGCTTAGCCTGCTTGAGAACTGGAAAGATGAAGTAGACGATACATTCCTAAAGTCACCCTTCAAAGATATCGTTATTTTACAATCGGAAGGCGAGTTAAATCGTTTTCGAGACGGTAGCACGGAAACACGAGTATCGAATATCGATGATGTCACATTTGAGCCGAGATATTCACTTAAATTCGGAGAAAAATATGGGCCGGAACGTTTAGATCTTCCCAAACGGCTTGTGATTACGACTTACCAGACATTGAGAGACTACCAATTTTCGTTGTCTCAAATTGATTGGGGATTGGCAGTTTTTGACGAGGCCCAAAATATTAAAAATCCGAATGCGTTGCAAACTCGGGCGGCGAAAGGTTTAAAATCCAAGTTCAAGTTACTAGCAACTGGCACGCCAGTAGAGAACAGTCTTGCCGATTTCTGGTGCTTGATGGACACTGCTTGCCCTGGTTACCTAGATTCATATCAAGTGTTTAGACAAAATTTCATCACACCTATACTGCAGGCTGCTGGTGATGAAATTGATTCCGTGCGCGGCACTTTAGGAAGGCAGTTACGTGAAAAAGTCGGAGCGTTAATGTTGCGACGGGTCAAGGAAGATAATTTAAAGGGACTTCCTCAGAAGCGAATGTTTGTTGGTATTGAAGGCTCCGAGTGGCAATATGAGCCGAAATTACACGCAGTAATGGCAAATTATCAACAAAAGATCTATGAAGGAGCAATAGAGGCGCAACAAGAAAGTGAAGACAGTCATGTACTGACCACGTTGATGCGCTTGCGGGATAGCTCATTGCATCCCCGTTTAGCGGAGAGTGGGAGGTTAGATGCTCCTACCTCCAAAGAAGAAATTGCGTCCTTATTTGAGGAGTCGGCTAAGCTCAGTAAAACGATTGACGTTTTATCTGAAATAGAAAGTCGCCAAGAAAAATGTATTATTTTTGCGGTAAATAAACGTCTGCAACGTTTTTTAAGCATAGCCTTGGGTAGTTATTTTAAGCTTGGTCCGCTTCACGTGATTAATGGGGATGCCAAAGCTGTAGTTAAGCGAAAGGGAGCTCTTAGTCGAAAAGGAATGATTGCTGAATTTGAAGCTCGGGACGGTTTCAACATCATCATTATGTCCCCAGTTGCAGCAGGTGTAGGGCTAACAGTAGTCGGCGCAAATAACGTAATACACCTTGAACGTCACTGGAATCCAGCAAAGGAAGCTCAAGCGACTGACAGGGTTTTTCGAATTGGACAAAAGAAAGACGTGAATATATACGTTCCAATATTGCATCACCCAGTATTCGAATCCTTCGACGTCAACTTACATCGACTTCTATCGCAAAAGTCGATGCTTAAGGATGCAGTAGTTACCCCCGGCGAGGTAATGCCCAATCCAGCGGGTACTGAAAAGCTTGGTCTTGGGGCAACGAGTATAATAATGGCAGAAGACCTATCGAAATTAAGCTGGAAGCAATTTGAAGCTTTTTCACTTGAACTGCTAGCTAGAGAGTACAAAGCAGACAATGCGTGGCTCACCAGAGATGGCTCAGATTTTGGTGCAGATGGTGTTCTGACGAGAGGCGATACAGGTATTCTAATCCAAGCTAAACATAAACAAGGCGCGTACAAAGGGCACAGCGCTATACAAGAAATATCCAGTGCACGAGAGCTTTATGGTAAGCGTTTGGGCAGGCAGATAACGCATCAAATATTTATAACCAATGCGACACAACTTGCTAAAACAACTCGTGATATCGCGAAAAATCTTAGTGTGACAGTTATTGATGGAAACGATTTAAGCGAGTTGTGTGAACGCCATCAAATAACACTTACGCAAGTAGTAACGCGTCTATCAAAAGTACGTTATGTGGTGACTTAG
- a CDS encoding Flagellar motor protein MotB: MDRVFARRNSKVDEENPYWMSFSDLMSGLLVIFILAAVALIIELTQKSERIDTSIEELKLAEAARSAILRDIKEELAEKGIIVNIVENDTVLRIPESTLSFESGQDTLPDDDRTIFEVRAIGDALHRAITTNERWRYLDTVFVEGHTDSMGIWYRGKGNWGLSADRAVSIWKLWQEEISVEPKLNELRNYNGQLLFSVSGYADTRRINLVEETEEERARNRRIDIRFTVKKPEIAEYERARDI; this comes from the coding sequence ATGGATAGAGTATTCGCTCGGCGAAATTCTAAGGTAGACGAGGAAAATCCCTACTGGATGTCTTTTTCAGACTTGATGTCTGGCTTATTGGTTATTTTTATTCTGGCTGCGGTCGCCTTAATTATTGAGCTGACACAAAAATCGGAGCGGATAGATACGAGTATTGAAGAGTTGAAATTGGCAGAAGCAGCGAGAAGCGCAATTTTACGTGACATAAAGGAAGAACTAGCTGAAAAGGGAATTATCGTTAATATCGTTGAAAACGACACCGTATTACGGATTCCGGAAAGCACCCTTTCGTTTGAATCGGGACAAGACACATTGCCAGATGACGATAGAACTATTTTTGAAGTTCGAGCGATCGGTGATGCATTGCATCGAGCTATTACCACTAATGAGCGATGGCGGTATTTAGATACGGTATTTGTCGAGGGCCATACAGACAGTATGGGTATTTGGTATCGTGGTAAGGGTAACTGGGGGTTGTCTGCTGATAGGGCTGTTTCTATATGGAAACTTTGGCAGGAGGAAATATCGGTTGAGCCCAAACTCAATGAGTTAAGGAACTATAATGGGCAATTACTTTTCTCTGTCAGTGGATATGCGGATACGCGCCGTATTAATCTTGTAGAAGAGACGGAAGAGGAAAGGGCGAGAAATCGGCGTATTGATATCCGTTTTACAGTGAAAAAGCCTGAGATTGCAGAATATGAAAGGGCACGGGATATATGA
- a CDS encoding S-(hydroxymethyl)glutathione dehydrogenase / alcohol dehydrogenase: MDTIKTRAAVAWGPGEPLKIEEVDLQPPQKGEVLVRIVATGVCHTDAYTLSGADPEGIFPAILGHEGAGIVEAVGEGVTSVEVGDHVIPLYTPECGECKFCTSGKTNLCQAIRSTQGKGLMPDGTTRFSKDGQPIYHYMGTSTFAEHTVVPEIALAKISKDAPLEKVCLLGCGVTTGMGAVKNTAKVQEGDTVAVFGLGGIGLSVIIGAVMAKASRIIAIDINESKFDIAKKLGATDCINPKDYDKPIQEVIVEMTDGGVDFSFECIGNVKVMRSALESCHKGWGESVIIGVAGAGEEISTRPFQLVTGRVWRGSAFGGVKGRSQLPDYVQRYMNGEYSLDTFITHTMGLENINEAFDLMHEGKSIRSVIHY; encoded by the coding sequence ATGGATACCATTAAAACGAGAGCGGCAGTAGCTTGGGGCCCAGGCGAGCCATTAAAAATTGAAGAAGTCGATTTGCAGCCGCCGCAAAAAGGCGAAGTGCTCGTGCGCATTGTGGCGACCGGTGTGTGCCATACCGACGCTTATACGCTCTCAGGTGCAGATCCTGAAGGTATTTTCCCTGCAATTCTTGGCCATGAAGGTGCAGGAATTGTTGAAGCTGTAGGCGAAGGCGTTACTAGTGTGGAAGTGGGCGATCACGTGATTCCTCTATACACGCCAGAGTGTGGTGAATGTAAGTTCTGTACCTCGGGTAAAACGAATCTTTGCCAAGCCATTCGAAGCACGCAAGGAAAAGGCCTCATGCCAGATGGCACCACTCGTTTCTCAAAAGACGGTCAGCCTATTTATCACTACATGGGCACTTCAACGTTTGCAGAACATACGGTTGTGCCTGAAATTGCGTTGGCAAAAATCAGTAAAGACGCGCCGTTAGAAAAAGTGTGTTTACTCGGTTGTGGTGTCACTACCGGCATGGGCGCAGTAAAGAACACAGCGAAAGTGCAAGAGGGCGATACCGTTGCCGTCTTTGGCTTAGGCGGTATTGGCTTGTCGGTCATTATCGGTGCGGTGATGGCAAAGGCTTCGCGTATTATTGCCATTGATATCAATGAATCGAAGTTCGATATTGCCAAAAAATTAGGGGCGACAGATTGTATTAACCCGAAAGACTACGACAAGCCAATTCAAGAAGTGATCGTAGAAATGACGGACGGTGGCGTCGATTTCTCGTTTGAGTGTATTGGGAATGTGAAAGTGATGCGCTCTGCACTTGAGAGCTGCCACAAGGGGTGGGGCGAGTCAGTGATCATTGGTGTGGCCGGTGCTGGTGAAGAAATTAGCACACGTCCGTTCCAGTTAGTGACAGGCCGAGTGTGGCGCGGTAGCGCCTTTGGTGGTGTGAAGGGGCGTTCACAACTCCCCGATTACGTGCAACGCTACATGAATGGCGAATACTCGCTCGATACCTTCATCACCCACACAATGGGCCTAGAAAATATCAATGAGGCGTTCGATTTAATGCATGAAGGTAAGTCGATTCGCAGTGTCATTCATTACTAA
- a CDS encoding choloylglycine hydrolase, translating to MVSKLSQFVLLTSLSLFTFLLTSASVDACTRVMYKGPDNIILTGRSMDFSMPIPANLWVMPRGMQRSGEVGPNSIHWTSKYGSLVVSSWDIASSDGMNEKGLVANMLWLVESEYAEFDPRGSTPGLSISLWAQFVLDNFATVAEAVAALSQERFVVVTDVIPGTNKMTTIHLSVSDATGDSAIFEYIDGKLVIHHDPSYIVMTNDPPYEQQLAIKDYWSGIAGNQFLPGTVKSPDRFARAHYYIQNIPQTSDPLVASASVMSVVRNVSVPYGYQIEGYPNLSSTQWRVVADQTNMRYIFETATTPNTFWVDLKELDFSESAPARVLRADRGQVYAGETSSQFTPAEPFKFQGLEFN from the coding sequence ATGGTTTCTAAGCTGTCTCAATTCGTTTTACTCACTTCTCTTTCGTTATTTACCTTTCTATTGACCAGCGCTTCGGTCGACGCCTGCACTCGTGTCATGTACAAAGGCCCTGACAACATTATTCTGACTGGACGTAGCATGGACTTTTCCATGCCAATTCCAGCAAACCTTTGGGTGATGCCGCGTGGAATGCAACGCAGCGGTGAGGTTGGACCTAATTCGATTCATTGGACTTCAAAGTACGGTAGTTTGGTGGTGAGTAGTTGGGATATTGCTAGCTCCGATGGCATGAATGAGAAGGGCTTAGTAGCCAATATGCTTTGGCTCGTTGAATCTGAATATGCAGAATTCGACCCCCGAGGCTCTACTCCGGGACTTTCTATTTCTTTGTGGGCGCAATTTGTGCTCGATAACTTCGCCACGGTTGCAGAAGCTGTAGCTGCGTTGTCGCAGGAACGCTTTGTGGTGGTTACCGATGTAATTCCTGGTACGAATAAAATGACGACTATTCACCTCTCAGTTTCTGATGCCACAGGTGATAGTGCAATTTTCGAATATATTGACGGAAAATTGGTAATTCACCACGACCCTTCTTACATTGTGATGACCAATGATCCCCCATATGAACAGCAGCTAGCGATTAAAGATTATTGGTCAGGAATTGCAGGGAACCAATTTTTACCGGGTACGGTGAAGTCGCCAGACCGCTTTGCACGGGCTCACTATTACATTCAGAACATTCCTCAAACCAGTGATCCGCTCGTAGCGTCTGCGAGTGTCATGAGTGTGGTAAGAAATGTTTCAGTGCCCTATGGCTATCAAATAGAAGGTTATCCGAACTTGTCTTCTACCCAGTGGCGAGTCGTGGCCGATCAGACGAACATGCGTTATATCTTTGAAACCGCAACTACACCTAATACGTTTTGGGTAGATTTAAAGGAGTTAGACTTTTCCGAGAGCGCACCGGCGCGTGTGTTACGCGCCGATCGCGGGCAAGTTTATGCAGGTGAAACATCGAGTCAATTCACACCCGCGGAGCCATTTAAGTTTCAGGGCTTAGAGTTTAATTAA
- a CDS encoding WYL domain-containing protein — MLETISFAQKQRLAYIDFCLMFKGSIYRNDLITRFEVGLSAGSRDFSLYKELAPENLEYSAVEKRYFQTEQFKPLFQHDAKRTLVKLANDISDGFDAIGDTHFPVEAPSSLNVPDIFIVARLVQAVLNGKAVRVRYTSLSSGESERELVPHSIVDNGLRWHVRAYDRKSQSFRDFVLTRVQEVTLLENCAPHEEAEADHEWQRMIPLQLVPHPHNVKFPKAIEMDYGMQKGVLNIDVRAAMAGYLLRRWNVDCTEEGTLVGPEYQLWLRNRVSLMNTGNLAIAPGYA, encoded by the coding sequence ATGCTAGAAACCATTTCTTTCGCACAGAAGCAGCGCCTTGCTTACATCGATTTTTGCCTGATGTTCAAGGGTTCAATCTACCGCAACGATCTCATTACACGATTCGAAGTGGGGCTTTCAGCAGGCTCTCGTGACTTCTCGTTGTATAAAGAATTAGCGCCTGAAAACCTTGAATACAGCGCGGTAGAAAAGCGTTACTTTCAAACCGAACAATTCAAGCCATTGTTTCAGCACGACGCCAAACGCACCTTGGTGAAGTTGGCGAACGACATTTCCGACGGCTTTGATGCGATTGGCGACACTCATTTCCCGGTAGAAGCGCCTTCTAGCCTGAATGTGCCGGATATTTTCATTGTGGCGCGCTTGGTGCAAGCGGTATTAAACGGCAAGGCCGTGCGCGTTCGCTACACCTCACTTAGCAGCGGTGAAAGTGAACGAGAGCTTGTGCCTCATAGTATTGTAGACAACGGCCTGCGCTGGCATGTGCGCGCGTATGACCGAAAAAGCCAAAGCTTCCGCGATTTTGTGCTCACCCGCGTGCAGGAAGTCACATTGCTCGAAAATTGCGCTCCACATGAAGAAGCGGAAGCCGACCACGAATGGCAGCGTATGATTCCGCTGCAATTAGTGCCGCACCCGCATAATGTGAAGTTTCCAAAAGCCATTGAAATGGACTATGGCATGCAAAAAGGCGTGCTGAATATCGATGTGCGCGCCGCCATGGCCGGCTACCTACTGCGCCGTTGGAACGTGGACTGCACAGAAGAGGGCACACTCGTAGGCCCCGAGTACCAGCTCTGGCTCAGAAACCGTGTGAGCTTAATGAATACGGGTAACTTGGCGATTGCTCCGGGGTATGCGTAG
- a CDS encoding S-formylglutathione hydrolase, translating into MGVSMKIIDEKCVFEGRQIRFEHESSTLNCTMQFSVFLPPQAANEKVPAVYWLSGLTCTDENFSSKAGAQRVAAELGIALVIPDTSPRGDGVPDDPEAAYDFGLGAGFYVNATEKPWSEHYRMYDYIVEELPALVEQALPVSDQRAISGHSMGGHGALVIGLRNPDRYSSISAFSPIVNPTQCPWGEKALGHYLGSDRSRWEAYDAVCLLRTSDGKNVLPIKVCQGTADNFLAEQLKTDQLIAACREKGIPADIQYREGYDHSYYFISTFIEGHLRFHASNLR; encoded by the coding sequence ATGGGCGTGAGTATGAAAATTATCGATGAAAAGTGTGTTTTCGAAGGGCGTCAAATACGCTTTGAACATGAATCGAGCACCTTGAACTGCACCATGCAGTTCTCGGTGTTTTTGCCGCCGCAAGCTGCGAATGAGAAGGTTCCTGCCGTTTATTGGCTGTCGGGTTTAACCTGCACTGATGAGAACTTTTCAAGCAAGGCGGGCGCGCAACGAGTCGCAGCCGAATTAGGCATTGCGCTCGTGATTCCAGACACAAGCCCTCGGGGCGACGGTGTGCCTGACGATCCAGAAGCAGCATACGATTTTGGTCTCGGCGCAGGCTTTTATGTGAATGCGACCGAGAAACCCTGGAGCGAGCACTACCGCATGTACGATTATATTGTGGAAGAGTTGCCCGCACTTGTTGAGCAAGCGCTCCCCGTTAGCGATCAACGCGCAATTTCTGGGCACTCCATGGGAGGGCATGGTGCTTTGGTAATTGGTTTGCGCAATCCAGACCGGTATAGCTCAATTTCAGCATTTAGTCCTATTGTGAACCCAACTCAGTGCCCGTGGGGTGAAAAAGCATTGGGTCATTACTTGGGCAGCGACCGTAGCCGTTGGGAAGCTTACGACGCCGTTTGCTTGCTACGCACAAGCGATGGAAAGAATGTATTGCCGATTAAGGTGTGCCAAGGCACGGCAGATAATTTCCTCGCCGAGCAACTAAAAACTGATCAATTAATTGCGGCCTGCAGAGAAAAGGGGATACCTGCAGATATCCAATATCGTGAGGGGTACGATCACAGCTACTACTTTATCAGCACTTTTATTGAGGGGCATTTGCGGTTTCATGCGTCGAATTTGCGCTAA
- a CDS encoding EH_Signature domain-containing protein, which produces MKFTLSDEVYRHNIKRLSKLAEEQRNLAKRAGTHNPKFEAAWSRLFNLLSSGQFDRFTIENRFDVRALAIALTDKPDLRKKITITHNLLESVNAILPRGSSLFIESLYQFFLSDFDSIDDANMIGAWLCAERRRKKIFLDSEDKILCADGPTFIAKQAIQRNTAFNQQIKYWQLDRYASGDFIKRAQAVYFVEQLQNIPVNQPHELLEEVSKKQVAESRYDENDLIGHVALRILIDRAPPQNIHESWQNAVIAIAGDPRVPRSHPRFIKWWGQLSQQQAKKVQGWLSKLDLKLFLEALEDYSMSSRDTDMMRMFPSRKHFLEGMHEAGVITHTKLYLSRNADRYIRKNYKAEHIPDYSIVNDGDRSIIYAELTRGHMIEGSHNCQIWFYKELHESAPVLQFGTQRQAYRSLTIGLNQKMYRYGCEAFDNFNHSPANFSWQRRSIKTLTKLGVNLKASDVLSDEDYKRYKRIYGVG; this is translated from the coding sequence ATGAAGTTTACTTTAAGTGATGAGGTCTATCGTCATAATATTAAGCGACTTTCGAAACTTGCTGAGGAGCAGCGTAATCTCGCTAAAAGAGCTGGAACTCATAACCCTAAATTTGAGGCTGCATGGTCGCGGCTTTTCAATTTACTCTCAAGCGGGCAATTTGACAGATTTACAATAGAGAATCGATTTGATGTTCGAGCGTTAGCAATTGCACTGACTGATAAGCCCGATTTGCGGAAGAAAATAACGATTACACATAATCTGTTGGAGTCTGTAAACGCGATACTGCCGAGGGGGAGTAGCTTATTCATTGAGTCACTTTATCAGTTCTTTCTGAGTGATTTCGATTCAATTGACGACGCTAATATGATTGGAGCATGGCTTTGTGCTGAGCGCAGGCGAAAGAAAATTTTTTTAGATTCAGAAGATAAAATTCTTTGTGCTGATGGGCCAACATTTATAGCAAAACAAGCGATTCAACGTAATACAGCATTCAACCAGCAGATTAAGTACTGGCAGTTAGATAGATATGCATCCGGAGATTTTATAAAACGTGCTCAAGCAGTTTATTTTGTAGAGCAACTTCAAAATATACCAGTGAATCAACCTCATGAGCTTTTGGAAGAAGTTAGTAAAAAGCAGGTCGCAGAAAGTCGCTATGATGAAAACGACTTAATAGGGCATGTTGCACTGCGGATTCTAATCGACCGAGCACCACCGCAAAATATTCATGAGAGTTGGCAAAATGCAGTGATTGCGATTGCTGGAGATCCTCGAGTTCCTAGAAGTCACCCTAGGTTTATTAAGTGGTGGGGTCAACTAAGTCAGCAACAGGCTAAAAAGGTTCAAGGCTGGCTTTCGAAACTAGACCTAAAATTATTTCTTGAAGCACTCGAGGACTATTCTATGAGTTCTCGTGATACGGATATGATGAGGATGTTCCCGTCTCGTAAGCATTTTTTAGAGGGGATGCATGAAGCTGGTGTTATAACGCATACAAAGCTTTATCTGTCACGGAATGCCGATCGTTATATTCGAAAGAACTATAAAGCCGAACACATCCCTGATTATTCTATTGTTAACGATGGAGACCGTTCAATTATTTACGCGGAGTTAACCCGAGGACATATGATTGAAGGAAGTCATAACTGTCAGATTTGGTTTTATAAAGAGTTGCATGAATCAGCCCCTGTACTTCAATTTGGTACCCAGAGGCAGGCTTACCGTTCACTAACTATTGGTCTCAACCAAAAAATGTATAGATACGGCTGTGAGGCATTCGATAACTTTAATCACTCACCAGCAAATTTTAGTTGGCAACGTAGATCGATAAAAACTCTTACTAAGCTGGGCGTAAATCTCAAAGCTTCGGATGTTCTCAGTGACGAGGATTACAAACGCTATAAACGTATTTATGGAGTAGGGTAA
- a CDS encoding Fic/DOC family protein: MKTQSIKLFTSADGKAQLEVALEQETVWLSQAQMAELFETTPENVLMHLKNIYKDEEIDEFATTKDFLVVRSEGKRQVRRNIKHYSLDAIVSVGYRVSTKRATQFRQWATQTLKDHLIQGYTLNQRRLEERGIEFQKALDLLSRTLTNQGLVNDEGQAVAAVISDYARSWSLLQGYDEQQLAEIAAKQTDMKSLDIEQATQAIQALKRTLIEKGEATELFGQLRGNGLQSSIATIEQGFGDELFYPNVASRAAHLLYFVIKNHPLADGNKRSGSFLFLWYLRMNQHLLAKPVEQLINDNTLVALALLVAESLPDQKELMIRLVEHFVLLRE, encoded by the coding sequence ATGAAAACACAAAGCATAAAATTGTTCACCAGCGCAGACGGAAAGGCGCAGCTTGAAGTAGCGCTTGAACAGGAAACCGTTTGGTTGAGCCAAGCGCAAATGGCGGAGCTTTTTGAAACTACTCCGGAAAACGTGCTCATGCACCTTAAAAATATTTATAAGGACGAAGAGATAGACGAATTTGCAACTACTAAGGATTTCTTAGTAGTTCGATCCGAGGGGAAACGTCAGGTTCGTCGAAACATTAAACACTATAGCTTGGACGCTATAGTTTCGGTCGGTTATCGGGTGAGTACTAAACGAGCAACCCAGTTCCGCCAATGGGCAACACAAACCCTAAAAGACCACTTAATTCAGGGGTACACTCTTAACCAACGCCGACTCGAAGAGCGCGGTATTGAATTTCAGAAAGCGTTGGATTTGCTTAGCCGCACGCTTACGAACCAAGGATTGGTGAATGATGAAGGGCAAGCCGTCGCGGCTGTCATCAGTGACTATGCTCGTTCATGGAGTTTGCTTCAGGGATATGACGAGCAGCAGCTCGCAGAAATAGCAGCCAAGCAGACTGATATGAAGTCTCTTGATATCGAGCAAGCGACACAAGCGATTCAGGCCTTGAAACGAACCTTAATAGAGAAGGGTGAGGCAACAGAGCTATTTGGTCAGTTACGTGGTAATGGATTGCAATCTTCAATTGCAACGATTGAGCAAGGCTTCGGCGACGAGTTGTTTTATCCTAATGTTGCGAGCCGCGCCGCGCATTTGTTGTACTTTGTAATTAAGAATCATCCATTGGCTGACGGCAATAAACGCTCCGGTTCTTTTCTGTTCTTGTGGTATTTACGCATGAACCAGCATTTATTGGCAAAGCCCGTGGAGCAGTTGATTAACGACAACACGCTGGTAGCCCTAGCACTGTTGGTGGCCGAAAGCTTACCCGATCAGAAAGAATTAATGATTCGGTTGGTGGAGCATTTTGTGTTGTTGCGGGAATGA